One genomic window of Thermorudis peleae includes the following:
- the atpE gene encoding ATP synthase F0 subunit C: protein MLSNITNPAVVVPLAAALAIGLGAFGPGIGIGIAVYGALSAIGRNPEAAGAVQLNMIIGAALAEAVAIYAFVIALIIAFVL, encoded by the coding sequence GTGCTCTCCAATATTACGAATCCCGCAGTCGTCGTACCGCTTGCAGCGGCATTGGCGATTGGCCTCGGGGCGTTCGGTCCGGGTATTGGTATCGGTATTGCCGTCTATGGCGCGCTGAGCGCGATTGGCCGTAACCCGGAAGCTGCTGGTGCGGTGCAGCTGAACATGATCATCGGTGCGGCACTGGCTGAGGCAGTCGCAATCTACGCCTTCGTGATTGCGCTGATCATCGCATTCGTGCTCTAA
- the atpB gene encoding F0F1 ATP synthase subunit A — MELHIEVAPETLWTLPFPGGELRITNSFLTMLVVMAVLVLGGALIARSATLIPGRLQSVVEMVVEFLLGVVEGSAGKRLGRQVFPLIGSLFIFIIVANYTGLLPGVGTFGLKREIAEAAGQHGGSTVAIVPLFRSPSADLNMTLSMALLSYLTFQILGIRSQGVRGRLKHMATPFFIFPIEVISELSRIVSLGFRLFGNIFAGETLMTVMYAIANAIKITVVGLLVPVIFLYLEVLFGFIQALIFSILTLIYIVLAAGEAHGHGEAGH, encoded by the coding sequence GTGGAGCTGCATATTGAAGTCGCCCCAGAAACGCTCTGGACGCTGCCCTTCCCGGGCGGTGAGTTGCGAATCACCAACTCCTTCCTCACAATGCTCGTTGTCATGGCCGTGCTTGTGCTTGGCGGTGCGCTGATTGCCCGCTCGGCAACACTTATCCCCGGTCGGCTCCAGTCAGTTGTTGAGATGGTGGTCGAATTTCTGCTGGGGGTTGTCGAGGGAAGTGCCGGGAAGCGCCTTGGTCGCCAAGTTTTCCCGCTGATCGGCAGTCTCTTTATCTTCATCATTGTGGCGAATTACACGGGGCTTCTGCCTGGTGTCGGTACGTTTGGTCTGAAGCGGGAGATTGCCGAGGCCGCAGGCCAGCACGGCGGCTCGACTGTTGCCATTGTCCCGCTCTTTCGCTCCCCAAGCGCTGACTTGAACATGACGCTTTCGATGGCGCTCTTGAGCTATCTCACGTTCCAAATCCTTGGCATTCGGAGTCAAGGCGTGCGTGGTCGGCTCAAGCATATGGCTACGCCATTTTTCATCTTCCCCATTGAAGTCATTAGTGAGCTTTCGCGTATCGTCTCGCTTGGCTTCCGTCTTTTCGGCAACATCTTCGCTGGCGAGACGCTCATGACGGTGATGTACGCCATTGCCAATGCCATCAAGATCACAGTTGTCGGGTTACTCGTTCCTGTCATCTTCCTCTACCTTGAAGTGCTCTTTGGATTTATTCAGGCACTCATCTTCTCGATCCTGACGCTGATTTACATTGTGCTGGCGGCTGGTGAAGCCCATGGCCATGGTGAAGCTGGGCATTGA
- a CDS encoding AtpZ/AtpI family protein → MSGWRPPRRSPRDWQAIGTATGLGFSVVISLILCIGGGVLLDQWLGTAPWLTLVGVVLGLATAGYLLYELVSLGRPTRPGKRRDGGQGS, encoded by the coding sequence GTGAGTGGATGGCGGCCGCCGCGCCGAAGCCCGCGTGATTGGCAGGCCATCGGGACGGCGACCGGACTCGGATTTTCGGTCGTCATCAGCCTGATCCTCTGTATTGGCGGCGGTGTCCTGCTCGACCAATGGCTCGGCACGGCCCCATGGCTCACACTGGTTGGCGTCGTGCTTGGCCTGGCAACGGCGGGGTACCTGCTCTATGAGCTGGTGAGCCTGGGCCGGCCAACTCGGCCAGGGAAGCGACGCGACGGCGGTCAGGGCTCATGA
- a CDS encoding CTP synthase yields the protein MPKYIFVTGGVVSSVGKGITTAAIGRLLKSRGLRVALMKLDPYLNVDPGTMSPYQHGEVFVTEDGAETDLDLGHYERFTDENLSRASNVTTGQIYSAVIAKERRGEYLGGTVQVIPHVTNEIKARIRAAAEAHQPDVVVVEVGGTVGDIEGQPFLEAIRQMRREEGRRNVLYVHVTLLPYIKATGEVKTKPTQHSVKELRAIGIQPDIIICRTDYPVDDGVRAKVALFGDVPEEAVFLLPTAETIYEVPLLLEAAGLGQYLCESLGWGDLVPDLTQWRELVAQLKADAPRVRIALVGKYVELHDAYLSVAEALTHAGLAHGVRVEIVWINATTVTRTELEQALRHVSGIVVPGGFGPRGVEGKMLAARYAREHALPYLGLCYGLHMAVIEFARNVLGLTGANSTEIDPETPHPVIDLMPDQRGVDLGGTMRLGAYPCCLVPGTRAAEAYGTALISERHRHRWEVNNAYLERFRNAGLIVSGHSPDGRYVEIMELRDHPWFVGVQFHPEFKSRPTHPHPLFRAFIGAAKQVLREGDQRPLPLLAVEPVRTELQPIRGL from the coding sequence ATGCCGAAGTATATCTTCGTGACTGGCGGCGTTGTTTCCTCGGTAGGCAAGGGAATTACGACAGCAGCGATTGGTCGGCTGTTGAAAAGCCGCGGACTGCGTGTCGCACTCATGAAGCTCGATCCCTATTTGAACGTTGACCCAGGGACAATGTCGCCTTATCAGCATGGCGAAGTCTTCGTGACGGAAGATGGTGCGGAAACTGATCTTGATCTTGGTCACTACGAGCGCTTTACCGACGAAAACCTGAGCCGAGCCTCGAACGTGACCACTGGCCAGATCTATTCAGCGGTGATCGCAAAGGAGCGGCGTGGCGAGTACCTTGGTGGCACGGTTCAGGTCATTCCGCATGTCACCAACGAAATCAAAGCACGTATCCGCGCGGCTGCCGAAGCACACCAGCCTGATGTTGTCGTTGTTGAGGTCGGCGGTACGGTCGGCGATATCGAAGGGCAGCCGTTTCTTGAAGCGATCCGGCAGATGCGCCGCGAGGAAGGACGGCGCAACGTCCTCTACGTCCACGTCACGTTGCTCCCCTATATCAAGGCAACTGGGGAGGTCAAGACAAAGCCGACCCAGCACAGCGTCAAGGAATTGCGCGCCATTGGCATTCAACCCGACATCATCATCTGCCGCACCGATTACCCAGTCGATGATGGCGTTCGTGCAAAAGTCGCCCTCTTTGGGGATGTGCCGGAAGAAGCGGTCTTTCTCTTGCCAACTGCCGAGACAATCTATGAAGTGCCGCTCTTACTCGAAGCAGCAGGATTAGGGCAATATCTTTGCGAATCGCTCGGCTGGGGTGATCTGGTTCCTGACCTCACGCAATGGCGTGAGCTTGTAGCGCAGCTCAAGGCCGATGCCCCACGCGTTCGGATTGCGTTAGTGGGGAAGTATGTCGAATTACACGACGCGTATCTCAGCGTCGCCGAAGCGCTGACCCACGCTGGCCTTGCCCACGGCGTTCGCGTTGAGATTGTCTGGATCAATGCCACCACGGTGACGCGGACTGAACTGGAGCAAGCTCTTCGGCATGTTTCAGGCATTGTTGTGCCGGGCGGATTTGGCCCGCGCGGGGTAGAAGGGAAGATGCTTGCGGCGCGGTATGCGCGCGAACATGCTCTTCCCTATCTCGGCCTCTGCTATGGCTTGCATATGGCGGTTATCGAATTTGCGCGCAACGTCCTGGGCTTGACCGGGGCGAATAGCACGGAAATTGATCCGGAAACCCCTCACCCGGTTATTGACTTGATGCCGGATCAGCGAGGTGTTGATCTTGGCGGAACCATGCGCTTAGGAGCCTATCCCTGCTGCCTGGTGCCTGGAACCCGCGCGGCTGAAGCGTACGGCACCGCGCTGATCTCGGAGCGGCACCGCCATCGCTGGGAGGTGAACAACGCGTATCTCGAGCGGTTCCGCAACGCCGGGCTCATCGTCAGTGGCCATTCTCCCGATGGTCGGTATGTTGAAATCATGGAGCTGCGTGATCACCCCTGGTTCGTTGGGGTGCAGTTTCATCCGGAATTCAAGTCTCGTCCGACGCATCCGCACCCGCTCTTCCGCGCATTTATTGGCGCGGCAAAGCAGGTGTTGCGCGAGGGTGACCAGCGGCCGCTGCCGCTGCTTGCAGTTGAGCCGGTGCGCACAGAGTTGCAGCCGATCCGTGGTTTGTGA
- a CDS encoding MBL fold metallo-hydrolase yields MAEIKWFGHACVRIRTRDLTIIIDPVSPTTGYQMSRQRADVVAITHNHPGHRALDQVREPYHLLEGPGEYEIRGAFITGIRTFHDDEGGKRLGKNTTYLFELDDLVICHLGDIGHVLTDAQAEQLSVVDVLLVPVGGPPTITPQQAVEIIGQIEPAVVVPLQYRTERGDHDRAPLDAFLREVGAAEVVPRETLTIRKSDLGDTLQVVVLTPGG; encoded by the coding sequence ATGGCGGAGATCAAGTGGTTTGGCCACGCGTGTGTCCGCATTCGTACTCGTGATCTTACTATCATCATCGATCCCGTCTCGCCAACAACTGGGTATCAAATGAGTCGCCAGCGGGCCGACGTGGTGGCCATTACGCACAATCATCCTGGGCATCGAGCCCTCGACCAGGTTCGTGAGCCCTATCACCTCCTCGAGGGGCCAGGTGAGTACGAAATTCGGGGGGCGTTTATCACCGGGATTCGCACCTTTCACGATGACGAGGGTGGCAAACGTCTCGGCAAGAACACGACGTATCTTTTTGAACTCGACGACCTGGTGATCTGTCACCTCGGTGATATCGGCCACGTCTTAACCGATGCTCAGGCCGAACAACTGAGTGTCGTTGATGTCTTGCTGGTACCCGTCGGCGGACCGCCAACGATCACACCACAGCAGGCGGTTGAAATTATCGGGCAGATTGAGCCTGCAGTCGTTGTGCCGTTGCAGTATCGCACTGAACGTGGTGATCACGATCGCGCGCCGCTTGATGCGTTTTTGCGTGAGGTGGGCGCAGCCGAAGTTGTGCCACGTGAGACGTTGACCATTCGCAAAAGTGACTTGGGCGACACCTTGCAAGTGGTCGTGCTCACACCAGGGGGCTAA
- a CDS encoding regulatory protein RecX, with protein MERQGRQPSPTGISGRITRLVPRGRTGERIAIYLNDTFAGEISAEVAAQQGLAVGQELDAASFASLLLRDEQKQALDAALRLIAARPRSAHEIRQRLQRKGFSTEAIDQAVAKLQEWRYVDDATFATLWVQSRQQARGRRRLLQELREKGVAPELAEAVLPTADDELAAARQFVAKQAPRLTQVPKRVARRRLAGMLERRGFSWQTIRTVLREVGIAETLDDEPET; from the coding sequence ATGGAGCGTCAGGGCCGGCAACCCTCTCCCACAGGAATAAGCGGACGCATCACACGCCTCGTCCCGCGTGGCCGCACTGGTGAGCGCATTGCGATCTATCTCAATGACACGTTCGCTGGTGAGATCTCGGCTGAGGTTGCGGCCCAGCAAGGCTTGGCTGTCGGCCAGGAACTTGATGCAGCATCCTTTGCATCGCTTTTGCTGCGAGACGAACAGAAGCAAGCGCTTGACGCTGCGTTGCGGCTGATCGCTGCTCGCCCACGGAGTGCCCACGAGATTCGCCAACGCCTGCAGCGAAAAGGATTCTCAACGGAAGCCATTGATCAAGCCGTGGCGAAATTGCAGGAATGGCGGTATGTGGATGATGCCACATTTGCAACCCTCTGGGTGCAAAGCCGCCAGCAGGCACGTGGACGGCGGCGGCTGCTCCAGGAGTTACGCGAGAAGGGGGTTGCGCCCGAGCTTGCCGAAGCGGTCTTGCCAACTGCCGATGACGAACTTGCAGCAGCGCGGCAGTTTGTCGCCAAGCAGGCTCCCCGACTCACGCAGGTGCCGAAACGCGTCGCCCGACGACGCTTAGCGGGGATGCTCGAGCGGCGGGGGTTCTCCTGGCAGACGATCCGAACAGTGCTGCGCGAAGTTGGCATCGCTGAGACGCTCGATGACGAGCCGGAAACGTAG
- a CDS encoding YdcF family protein, whose amino-acid sequence MTEVTFPTRRTVQPLSLTRILSLLLLTGGLASAVGLAVVILAIYVDARTDERGPADAIIVLGAAQYGGRPSSAFRARLDHAATLFRAGFAPRIVLVGGTASASEPTEAEVGAIYLEHLGIPPSSLLVVPNGRNTWESLVAAKEPLHRAGVRHLLVVSDGFHLFRTKRMLHDLGFAARSSPTPTSPIRRGSRVEYAYMVRELGAYLAYLAGYA is encoded by the coding sequence GTGACAGAGGTTACATTCCCAACGCGTCGGACGGTACAACCCCTTTCCCTCACGCGCATTCTGAGCCTGCTGCTGCTCACCGGAGGTCTTGCCAGCGCTGTTGGACTCGCCGTCGTGATTCTCGCAATTTATGTCGATGCGCGAACCGATGAACGCGGTCCAGCCGACGCGATCATTGTGCTCGGTGCCGCACAATATGGCGGACGGCCTTCAAGCGCGTTTCGTGCTCGGCTTGATCATGCAGCAACGCTCTTCCGAGCAGGTTTTGCCCCACGGATTGTCCTCGTCGGCGGTACAGCCAGCGCTAGTGAGCCAACGGAAGCTGAGGTTGGCGCAATCTACCTCGAGCATCTCGGGATTCCACCGAGCAGTTTGCTGGTGGTGCCTAATGGCCGCAATACCTGGGAAAGCCTGGTCGCGGCCAAGGAGCCGCTTCACCGAGCGGGTGTGCGCCACCTCCTCGTCGTCAGCGATGGCTTTCATCTCTTCCGAACGAAGCGCATGCTCCACGACCTTGGATTTGCCGCTCGCAGCTCGCCAACACCAACCAGTCCAATTCGCCGCGGCTCGCGCGTTGAATATGCCTACATGGTGCGCGAGCTTGGCGCTTACCTGGCGTATCTCGCCGGATACGCCTAG
- the leuS gene encoding leucine--tRNA ligase encodes MAITKQNRQTEQYHPQAIEPKWQKIWEETGIYSYTAEDPSRPKWYHLVMFPYPSGNLHIGHWYSYAPADAAARYRRMRGYNVLFPFGFDAFGLPAENAAIKRGIHPRIWTMQNIERMKQQLRTMGAMFDWTKEVITCQPEYYRWNQWFFLQFYKRGLAYRAKAPVWWCPNCQTVLANEQVIAGRCERCGTEVYRRDLEQWFLRITAYAEELLRFDGIEWPEQVVTMQRNWIGRSEGARIVFRTEHGDPIEVFTTRPDTLWGATFMVLAPEHPLVEKLTTPDRRAEVEAYVQQARRRSDIERTSTEREKTGVFIGAYAINPVNQQRIPIWIADYVLMGYGTGAIMAVPAHDQRDFEFARKFNLPIVVVIQPVDATLDPATMTEAYDGDGVMVNSGPFDGTPTAQGEAIRRVIDWLEEQGIGKREVTYRLRDWLISRQRYWGTPIPIIYCDACGIVPVPEEQLPVLLPDDAEFMPTGQSPLATHPTFVHTTCPQCGRPARRETDTMDTFVDSSWYWYRYLSPHYADGPFESEKVTYWTPVDQYTGGIEHAILHLLYSRFWTKALADLGLVNHREPFTRLFNHGVILGEDGEKMSKSRGNVIDPDDLVAQMGADTVRLYLMFIGPWSQGGPWSSRGVAGVQRFLNRVWALTTETADIAPDLPDGQEAQGLRRLLHRTIKAVTEDFETFSFNTAIARMMELVNELSRLRDTDVVRQPAWREAIETLLLLLAPAAPHITEELWERLGKPYSIHQQPWPTWDPALAAEEMVEIVVQVNGRVRDRLLVPATISEAEVVEQAKASERVRPYLDNQDIERVVYVPGRLVNLVVRTP; translated from the coding sequence ATGGCAATCACCAAGCAGAATCGCCAGACTGAGCAGTATCATCCGCAAGCGATTGAGCCAAAATGGCAAAAAATTTGGGAAGAAACCGGGATTTATTCCTATACGGCTGAGGATCCCTCCCGTCCAAAGTGGTATCACCTCGTGATGTTCCCCTATCCGTCCGGGAATCTGCATATCGGTCACTGGTATTCCTATGCGCCCGCTGATGCCGCAGCACGGTATCGGCGCATGCGCGGGTACAACGTCCTCTTCCCCTTCGGCTTCGACGCGTTTGGGTTGCCTGCGGAGAATGCTGCGATCAAGCGCGGAATTCACCCGCGGATCTGGACCATGCAAAACATCGAGCGCATGAAGCAGCAACTCCGCACCATGGGCGCAATGTTCGATTGGACCAAAGAAGTTATTACCTGTCAGCCGGAATACTACCGGTGGAACCAGTGGTTCTTCCTGCAGTTTTATAAGCGAGGGCTGGCCTATCGCGCGAAAGCTCCCGTCTGGTGGTGCCCGAACTGTCAAACAGTGCTGGCGAATGAGCAGGTCATTGCTGGCCGCTGCGAGCGCTGTGGGACGGAAGTCTACCGCCGCGACCTAGAGCAGTGGTTCTTGCGGATCACGGCATACGCCGAAGAGTTGCTGCGCTTCGATGGGATTGAGTGGCCCGAACAGGTCGTCACGATGCAGCGCAACTGGATCGGCCGCTCTGAAGGTGCACGCATCGTCTTCCGAACCGAGCATGGCGATCCGATCGAGGTGTTCACGACGCGGCCCGACACGCTCTGGGGCGCTACGTTCATGGTGTTGGCCCCCGAGCACCCGCTGGTTGAGAAACTCACCACTCCTGATCGTCGGGCTGAGGTCGAGGCCTATGTCCAGCAAGCTCGCCGTCGGAGTGACATTGAGCGCACATCGACTGAACGGGAAAAGACTGGTGTCTTTATCGGCGCCTACGCGATCAATCCGGTGAACCAGCAGCGTATCCCGATTTGGATTGCTGATTACGTGCTCATGGGGTATGGGACTGGCGCCATTATGGCTGTGCCGGCCCATGACCAACGCGACTTTGAATTTGCCCGCAAGTTCAACCTGCCAATTGTTGTAGTCATCCAGCCAGTGGATGCAACGCTTGATCCGGCGACGATGACCGAAGCGTATGACGGCGACGGTGTCATGGTCAATTCTGGCCCGTTTGATGGCACGCCAACGGCCCAGGGTGAAGCGATTCGGCGGGTGATCGATTGGCTTGAAGAGCAAGGCATCGGGAAGCGCGAGGTAACCTATCGCCTGCGCGACTGGCTCATTTCGCGCCAGCGCTATTGGGGGACGCCCATCCCGATCATTTACTGTGATGCCTGTGGCATTGTGCCCGTGCCAGAGGAACAGCTACCGGTTCTGCTTCCCGACGATGCCGAGTTTATGCCGACCGGCCAGTCGCCACTGGCCACGCACCCAACGTTTGTGCATACCACCTGCCCGCAGTGTGGGCGGCCAGCCCGCCGTGAAACTGATACAATGGACACCTTTGTCGATTCCTCCTGGTATTGGTATCGCTATCTCAGTCCACATTACGCCGATGGCCCGTTTGAGTCCGAGAAAGTCACCTACTGGACGCCTGTTGATCAATACACTGGTGGTATCGAGCACGCGATTCTGCATCTGCTCTATTCTCGCTTCTGGACGAAGGCGTTAGCCGACTTAGGCCTCGTCAACCACCGCGAGCCGTTTACTCGCCTGTTTAACCACGGTGTGATTCTGGGCGAAGACGGCGAGAAGATGTCGAAGAGTCGGGGAAACGTCATCGATCCCGATGACCTTGTTGCGCAAATGGGTGCCGACACCGTCCGACTGTACTTGATGTTCATCGGCCCCTGGAGCCAGGGCGGGCCGTGGAGTTCTCGGGGCGTTGCCGGCGTGCAACGCTTCCTCAACCGCGTGTGGGCGCTGACGACGGAGACCGCTGACATTGCGCCCGACTTGCCGGATGGGCAGGAAGCCCAGGGGCTGCGGCGCCTGCTGCACCGCACGATCAAGGCGGTTACCGAAGACTTTGAAACCTTCAGCTTTAATACGGCTATTGCTCGCATGATGGAACTGGTGAACGAGTTGTCGCGGTTGCGTGACACGGACGTCGTCCGGCAGCCAGCATGGCGCGAGGCAATTGAGACGCTCTTGCTCTTGCTTGCGCCTGCCGCACCGCACATTACCGAAGAACTCTGGGAACGACTGGGCAAGCCGTACAGCATTCACCAGCAGCCGTGGCCAACCTGGGATCCGGCGCTTGCTGCTGAAGAAATGGTGGAGATCGTTGTCCAGGTCAATGGCCGTGTGCGTGACCGATTGCTCGTGCCAGCGACGATTTCTGAAGCGGAGGTTGTGGAACAGGCAAAGGCGAGCGAGCGCGTTCGCCCGTACCTGGATAATCAGGACATTGAACGGGTCGTCTATGTCCCAGGACGGCTCGTCAACCTGGTCGTCCGCACGCCATAA
- the rimO gene encoding 30S ribosomal protein S12 methylthiotransferase RimO — translation MAKQDARFHIITLGCAKNQVDSEGMAQALSACGLQLSPTPEDADVIIVNTCGFLAASRAESVAAINEMLARRRPGQRVIAAGCMVSLDAHRAEIPSAVDAMISTRNWPQITELVGQLLDIPIAPARPADERPGLVTTFQRTPTRRPSAYVKIADGCDHACSFCTIPLIKGRQTSKRPMEIVREIRELVDAGVKEVVLVSQDTIRYGADLGIQHGLAGLLRLIGEQVPALPWLRLLYLYPSPLIFRVIDAMAEVPACVPYIDMPIQHADPEILRAMARPSNLDQYRRIFAYARERLPNVALRTTVIVGFPGETEQHFERLCAFLEEIAFDHVGVFTYSRELLTPSARHEQQVPPDIAEARRATIMELQQQISLRKNRALVGQVLPVLIEGVGELEAEDGSTEPISAGRAARHAPEVDGLVFVPGAWPIGEFVPVQITEAGPYDLWGEAQTKRQAQRVSSNGRNARSRRGRKASA, via the coding sequence GTGGCCAAACAGGACGCGCGCTTTCATATCATCACGCTCGGGTGCGCAAAGAATCAAGTCGATTCAGAAGGCATGGCTCAGGCGTTGAGCGCCTGCGGGCTGCAGTTGTCACCAACCCCCGAAGACGCTGACGTTATTATTGTCAATACCTGCGGGTTTTTAGCCGCGTCCCGAGCAGAATCAGTCGCCGCCATTAACGAGATGCTCGCGCGGCGGCGTCCAGGCCAACGCGTGATCGCCGCCGGCTGTATGGTCAGCCTCGATGCACATCGCGCAGAGATCCCCTCAGCTGTTGACGCGATGATCTCAACGCGCAACTGGCCACAGATTACTGAGCTCGTTGGGCAACTTTTGGACATTCCGATTGCGCCGGCACGACCGGCAGACGAGCGTCCAGGCCTCGTCACTACCTTCCAGCGGACACCGACGCGTCGTCCCAGCGCCTACGTCAAGATCGCCGACGGCTGCGACCACGCCTGCTCGTTCTGTACGATCCCCTTGATCAAAGGACGCCAGACCAGCAAACGCCCGATGGAGATTGTGCGGGAGATTCGCGAGCTGGTCGACGCTGGCGTGAAAGAGGTCGTCCTCGTTTCGCAAGATACGATCCGGTATGGAGCTGACCTTGGCATTCAGCATGGATTAGCTGGCCTCCTTCGGCTGATTGGGGAACAAGTTCCCGCGTTGCCCTGGCTCCGGCTGCTCTATCTCTATCCGAGCCCACTCATCTTCCGCGTCATCGACGCCATGGCCGAAGTGCCGGCATGTGTCCCCTACATCGACATGCCGATTCAGCATGCTGATCCTGAGATTCTTCGAGCAATGGCGCGGCCGAGCAATCTCGATCAGTACCGGCGTATCTTTGCCTATGCGCGTGAGCGCTTACCGAACGTCGCCCTCCGGACGACGGTCATCGTCGGCTTTCCTGGCGAAACAGAGCAGCACTTCGAACGGCTCTGTGCATTTTTGGAGGAAATTGCCTTCGATCACGTCGGTGTCTTCACCTACTCCCGCGAACTCCTGACGCCGAGCGCTCGTCATGAGCAGCAGGTCCCACCGGATATCGCAGAAGCGCGCCGGGCAACCATTATGGAACTGCAACAGCAGATCTCGCTTCGGAAGAACCGGGCGCTGGTCGGCCAAGTTCTGCCGGTCTTGATTGAGGGAGTCGGTGAGCTTGAGGCAGAAGACGGCTCAACCGAGCCCATCTCGGCCGGTCGCGCCGCACGCCATGCTCCCGAGGTAGATGGCCTCGTTTTTGTTCCAGGCGCGTGGCCGATTGGGGAATTCGTCCCCGTCCAGATTACGGAAGCTGGGCCGTACGACCTTTGGGGTGAAGCCCAGACCAAACGGCAGGCGCAGCGTGTCAGTAGTAATGGGCGAAACGCTCGGTCTCGCCGAGGACGAAAGGCATCGGCATAA
- a CDS encoding lysophospholipid acyltransferase family protein has product MQHERTTEHTTRAERETMGRLAQLISRFADIMPLQPAYTFADRVGDLAYHLLPHYRQNVLHNVATAFDLSLNSPDVERIARQIFRTSARNFLDLLRVPSLSDAEIIRSIWVDPAQWATVESLQQQGRGAVVVTAHLGAFDYVGQLLAARRLPFVALTARTVPHLVDAAVLQLRSSRGLRLERVSPVGLRRAIQALRRGEFVGMVADHDFSGRGELVPFFGKATILPLGPVRLARAVNAPILAAFARRLARGYQLIIEPPFYVEQTADAQRDLRRALLRIATMLEASIRQTPGQWVTFQRVWPEQRPQFMPMPFVLGETERFAHYY; this is encoded by the coding sequence ATGCAACACGAGAGAACAACAGAACACACCACACGAGCTGAGCGCGAGACGATGGGGCGGCTGGCGCAACTTATCAGCCGCTTCGCGGACATCATGCCGCTTCAGCCGGCGTATACGTTCGCGGACCGTGTCGGGGATCTCGCATACCATCTGTTGCCCCACTACCGGCAAAATGTGCTGCACAATGTCGCAACCGCATTTGATCTTTCGCTGAATAGCCCGGACGTTGAGCGTATTGCTCGGCAAATCTTTCGGACAAGTGCCCGTAACTTTCTCGATCTCCTGCGTGTTCCTTCCCTCTCCGATGCGGAAATTATTCGTTCCATCTGGGTTGATCCAGCGCAGTGGGCAACCGTTGAGTCCTTACAGCAGCAAGGTCGCGGTGCAGTTGTGGTAACTGCGCATCTTGGTGCGTTCGATTACGTTGGGCAATTACTGGCAGCGCGCCGCCTGCCGTTTGTTGCCCTTACAGCTCGAACCGTGCCTCATCTTGTCGATGCTGCGGTCTTGCAATTGCGAAGCAGCCGCGGCCTCCGCCTTGAACGCGTGTCACCAGTTGGCCTACGCCGTGCGATACAGGCCCTTCGCCGCGGTGAGTTTGTTGGTATGGTTGCCGATCATGATTTCAGTGGCCGCGGGGAACTGGTTCCCTTCTTTGGGAAGGCGACCATCTTACCGCTTGGGCCGGTGCGTTTGGCTCGCGCGGTGAATGCGCCAATTCTTGCCGCGTTCGCCCGCCGGCTTGCTCGTGGCTATCAGTTAATCATTGAGCCGCCATTTTACGTTGAACAAACAGCTGACGCACAGCGCGATTTGCGCAGAGCGCTTTTGCGGATTGCAACCATGCTCGAAGCCTCAATTCGCCAGACCCCAGGGCAGTGGGTCACATTTCAACGGGTTTGGCCTGAGCAGCGTCCGCAGTTTATGCCGATGCCTTTCGTCCTCGGCGAGACCGAGCGTTTCGCCCATTACTACTGA
- a CDS encoding CDP-alcohol phosphatidyltransferase family protein, with product MVANLITLARVALLFVGIAMLYSSSYTVVLFAVGLLLIVFVGDAVDGIVARRSGQATAFGAILDIAGDRVVENALWIVFADLGLIGVWAPLLVVTRGFLVDALRSVALNQGKTPFGEQTMARTTLTRFLTASRFMRALYGVAKLLAFAFLSGLVAARHAPSGNDPLHALYTVAGFTTVGWVTVYVTLALVVVRGLPVLVDALPYIQHINRADPPQSENPAASTRLR from the coding sequence ATGGTGGCCAACCTGATTACCCTAGCCCGTGTTGCGTTGCTCTTTGTCGGCATCGCCATGCTCTACAGCTCGAGCTATACCGTCGTCCTCTTCGCGGTCGGGCTGCTGCTCATCGTCTTTGTTGGCGATGCTGTTGACGGGATTGTGGCACGACGCTCTGGGCAAGCGACCGCATTTGGCGCCATCCTCGATATTGCCGGTGATCGCGTCGTCGAAAATGCCCTCTGGATTGTGTTTGCCGACCTCGGGCTCATTGGTGTCTGGGCTCCGCTCTTGGTGGTAACGCGTGGGTTCCTGGTCGATGCACTACGGAGTGTTGCCCTCAACCAAGGCAAGACGCCATTTGGTGAACAGACGATGGCACGGACGACACTCACGCGGTTTTTGACAGCATCGCGGTTTATGCGTGCGCTCTATGGCGTGGCGAAGCTTTTGGCCTTCGCGTTTCTTTCTGGCCTGGTTGCTGCTCGGCATGCTCCATCGGGCAATGATCCGCTCCATGCGCTCTATACGGTTGCTGGCTTTACCACCGTCGGCTGGGTGACGGTCTATGTCACCCTTGCGCTCGTCGTCGTGCGCGGTTTGCCGGTGCTGGTCGATGCGTTGCCTTATATCCAGCACATCAATCGGGCTGATCCGCCGCAGTCCGAGAATCCAGCAGCATCGACGCGTCTCCGCTAG